Proteins from a single region of Streptomyces spinoverrucosus:
- a CDS encoding maleate cis-trans isomerase family protein: protein MTALGFLYPGHSAEDDYPRIEQLLGSDIRVDLVHTDIGEDAHRVDALLEMGSPDRLAAGVQELRHAGAEAVVWACTSGSFVHGWEGAHEQVRTLARAAGMPASSTSFAFVHAVQELDLRRVAVGATYPEDVASLFADFLGAAGIEVTGVRSSGIITAAEVGTWGEAEVFALARAADAPDAQAVLLPDTALHTAAHITALEKELGKPVLTANQVTVWEALRLADRRVNAPGLGALFTREPIVQV from the coding sequence ATGACAGCACTGGGATTCCTCTACCCGGGACACTCCGCCGAGGACGACTATCCGCGCATCGAGCAGCTCCTGGGCAGCGACATCCGGGTGGACCTGGTGCACACCGACATCGGCGAGGACGCCCACCGGGTGGACGCCCTGCTGGAGATGGGCTCCCCGGACCGCCTCGCGGCCGGCGTCCAGGAACTGCGGCACGCCGGTGCCGAGGCCGTGGTGTGGGCGTGCACCAGCGGCAGCTTCGTGCACGGCTGGGAGGGCGCCCACGAACAGGTGCGCACCCTGGCCCGGGCGGCCGGCATGCCGGCGTCCTCGACGTCCTTCGCCTTCGTGCACGCCGTACAGGAGCTCGACCTGCGGCGGGTCGCGGTGGGGGCCACCTATCCGGAGGACGTGGCGTCGTTGTTCGCGGACTTCCTGGGGGCGGCCGGCATCGAGGTGACCGGCGTGCGCAGCTCCGGGATCATCACGGCGGCCGAGGTCGGCACCTGGGGCGAGGCCGAGGTCTTCGCGCTGGCCCGCGCGGCCGACGCGCCCGACGCACAGGCGGTCCTCCTGCCGGACACGGCCCTGCACACGGCCGCCCACATCACGGCCCTGGAGAAGGAGCTCGGCAAGCCGGTGCTGACCGCCAACCAGGTCACCGTCTGGGAGGCGCTGCGGCTGGCGGACCGCCGGGTGAACGCGCCGGGACTGGGGGCGCTGTTCACCAGGGAGCCGATCGTGCAGGTGTGA
- a CDS encoding LLM class flavin-dependent oxidoreductase yields the protein MPDDEHDERDEIRGAAPGTAPVPLSVLDLVTVGAGRTATDALRTSVSLARLAEARGFHRYWVAEHHSMPGVASSSPAVILAHLAAHTDRIRLGSGGVMLPNHAPLVIAEQFGTLEAMAPGRIDLGLGRAPGTDGATAAALRRTDRLGEGADDFPEQLAELTRFLDDDFPDGHPYRRIHAVPGPVQATSPGGVQSPHRPPIWLLGSSGFSARLAGLLGLPFAFAHHFSAQNTIPALDLYRESFKPSAVLDEPYALIGVSALATDDEREARRQVRAAALSMVRLRTGRPGLVPTPEEAEAYEFSPMEREFVTSWNANVIHGTSDEVRAGLDDLQKRTGADELMITANAHTGEIRLRSYELVADAYGLPTA from the coding sequence TTGCCCGACGATGAGCACGACGAGCGCGACGAGATCCGCGGCGCCGCACCCGGCACCGCCCCCGTCCCCCTGTCCGTACTGGACCTGGTCACCGTCGGCGCGGGCCGCACCGCCACCGACGCCCTGCGCACCAGCGTCTCCCTGGCCCGCCTCGCGGAGGCCCGCGGCTTCCACCGGTACTGGGTCGCCGAGCACCACTCCATGCCGGGCGTCGCCTCCTCGTCCCCGGCCGTGATCCTCGCCCATCTCGCCGCCCACACCGACCGCATCCGGCTCGGCTCGGGCGGTGTGATGCTGCCCAACCACGCCCCGCTGGTGATCGCCGAGCAGTTCGGCACGCTGGAGGCCATGGCCCCCGGCCGGATCGACCTGGGCCTCGGCCGCGCTCCCGGCACCGACGGCGCCACCGCAGCCGCCCTGCGCCGGACCGACCGGCTGGGCGAGGGCGCCGACGACTTCCCCGAGCAGCTCGCCGAGCTGACCCGGTTCCTGGACGACGACTTCCCCGACGGCCACCCCTACCGCCGTATCCACGCGGTCCCCGGCCCCGTCCAGGCCACCTCGCCCGGCGGCGTCCAGTCCCCGCACCGCCCGCCGATCTGGCTGCTGGGCTCCTCCGGCTTCAGCGCCCGCCTGGCCGGCCTGCTCGGCCTGCCCTTCGCGTTCGCGCACCACTTCTCCGCGCAGAACACGATCCCCGCGCTCGACCTCTACCGGGAGTCCTTCAAGCCGTCCGCCGTCCTCGACGAGCCGTACGCCCTCATCGGCGTCTCCGCGCTCGCCACCGACGACGAGCGGGAGGCCCGGCGCCAGGTCCGCGCCGCCGCGCTCAGCATGGTCCGGCTGCGCACCGGACGGCCGGGACTCGTGCCCACCCCGGAGGAGGCGGAGGCGTACGAATTCAGCCCGATGGAGCGGGAGTTCGTCACCTCCTGGAACGCCAACGTCATCCACGGCACCTCGGACGAGGTCCGCGCGGGCCTGGACGACCTCCAGAAGCGCACCGGCGCCGACGAGTTGATGATCACCGCCAACGCGCACACCGGCGAGATCCGGCTGCGCTCCTACGAACTCGTCGCGGACGCCTACGGATTGCCGACCGCCTGA
- a CDS encoding putative bifunctional diguanylate cyclase/phosphodiesterase: MSGTSEGPTPAADLIGPAVTDSNHQASRSTGADASDPHRTEADASDSYRSAFAAAPLAMAVVDREGLVTGANAALADLLGIEPGELTGRVAADLVDLASDARTWHAYRELLRGRDAKLRCARRLKHPEGHNVWVQVTVAPLPDGADGVLLAAADISARRELQGRLRHLQMHDPVTRLPNRTLFFERLSAALDVESYERGGTGRIGLCYLDLDGFKAVNDTLGHRVGDRLLAAAAERLNRCADEAGYGRASAPLVARLGGDEFALLVEDSTGTEQLADLAESVLTALQEPFDLAGQRLSLSASIGVVERQAAGTTATGLMQAADTTLYWAKADGKSRWTLFDPERNAHRMTRQALASTLRPAIDRGEFVLEYQPLVGMANGRLSGVEALVRWNHPQFGMLTPNRFIGLAEEDGAIVPLGRWVLATACRQARRWQLERPDGPPLFVSVNVAVRQVWDSDLVADVAEILAETGLAPQLLQLELTESAVMGSAGRPLQALQALSEMGVRIAIDDFGTGYSNLAYLSRLPVSALKLDGSFVRGFQYEDSGAHPSPADEVIVEAMIQLAHRLGLTVTAECVETSAQAGRLRRIGCDTGQGWLYSRPVPPDRISQLMDCPFGQAVGNP, translated from the coding sequence GTGAGCGGAACGTCCGAAGGGCCGACGCCCGCGGCAGACCTCATCGGGCCAGCCGTCACAGACAGTAATCACCAGGCGTCGCGAAGTACCGGGGCCGACGCCTCCGACCCCCATCGAACCGAGGCCGACGCCTCCGACTCCTACCGATCAGCCTTCGCGGCGGCCCCGCTCGCGATGGCGGTCGTCGACCGCGAGGGCCTGGTGACCGGCGCCAACGCGGCCCTCGCCGACCTGCTCGGCATCGAACCCGGCGAACTCACGGGCCGGGTCGCCGCCGACCTGGTCGACCTGGCCTCCGACGCCCGCACTTGGCACGCGTACCGCGAGCTGCTGCGCGGCCGCGACGCCAAACTGCGCTGCGCACGGCGGCTGAAGCACCCCGAGGGGCACAACGTCTGGGTGCAGGTCACCGTCGCCCCGCTGCCCGACGGCGCGGACGGCGTGCTGCTGGCCGCCGCCGACATCAGCGCCCGGCGTGAACTCCAGGGCAGGCTGCGGCACTTGCAGATGCACGACCCGGTGACCCGGCTGCCCAACCGCACCCTGTTCTTCGAGCGCCTCTCGGCCGCCCTCGACGTGGAGTCGTACGAACGCGGCGGCACCGGCCGGATCGGCCTGTGCTACCTGGACCTGGACGGCTTCAAGGCGGTCAACGACACCCTCGGCCACCGGGTCGGCGACCGGCTGCTGGCGGCCGCGGCGGAGCGCCTCAACCGCTGTGCGGACGAGGCCGGTTACGGCAGGGCGAGCGCGCCACTGGTGGCCAGGCTCGGTGGTGACGAGTTCGCCCTGCTGGTCGAGGACTCCACCGGCACCGAGCAACTCGCCGACCTGGCCGAGTCGGTGCTGACGGCGCTTCAGGAGCCTTTCGACCTGGCCGGTCAGCGGCTGTCGTTGTCGGCGTCGATCGGGGTCGTCGAACGGCAGGCCGCCGGCACCACCGCCACCGGTCTGATGCAGGCCGCCGACACCACGCTGTACTGGGCGAAGGCGGACGGCAAGTCCCGCTGGACGCTGTTCGACCCGGAGCGCAACGCGCACCGCATGACCCGCCAGGCGCTCGCCTCCACGCTCCGCCCGGCCATCGACCGGGGCGAGTTCGTCCTGGAGTACCAGCCGCTGGTCGGGATGGCGAACGGACGGCTGAGCGGGGTCGAGGCGTTGGTCCGTTGGAACCATCCGCAGTTCGGCATGCTGACGCCGAATCGGTTCATCGGATTGGCGGAGGAGGACGGCGCGATCGTCCCGCTGGGCCGCTGGGTACTCGCCACCGCCTGCCGCCAGGCCCGCCGCTGGCAGCTCGAACGCCCGGACGGGCCACCCCTGTTCGTCTCCGTCAACGTGGCCGTCCGCCAGGTCTGGGACTCCGATCTGGTCGCGGACGTCGCCGAGATCCTCGCCGAGACGGGCCTCGCCCCGCAGCTGCTCCAGCTGGAACTCACCGAGTCCGCGGTGATGGGCTCCGCCGGCCGCCCGTTGCAGGCCCTTCAGGCGCTCAGCGAGATGGGCGTCCGCATCGCCATCGACGACTTCGGCACCGGCTACTCCAACCTCGCCTACCTCAGCCGGCTGCCGGTGTCGGCGCTGAAGCTGGACGGGTCCTTCGTCCGGGGCTTCCAGTACGAGGATTCCGGCGCGCACCCCAGCCCGGCCGACGAGGTCATCGTCGAGGCGATGATCCAGCTGGCGCACCGGCTGGGGCTGACCGTCACCGCGGAGTGCGTCGAGACCTCCGCGCAGGCCGGTCGGCTGCGCCGGATCGGGTGCGACACCGGGCAGGGGTGGCTGTACTCCCGGCCGGTGCCGCCGGATCGCATCTCGCAGTTGATGGACTGCCCGTTCGGTCAGGCGGTCGGCAATCCGTAG
- a CDS encoding M6 family metalloprotease domain-containing protein, with product MSREPHPEVHVPRLLPLGERAREALAGLGRAAARPRLRSTAAVFTTLSAVAATSLITCPSVAEPFAAAPCALTRTQAHHSEGLDTWNAAYPRPSGTLDAVMVFLSFPDSRPLITPAELTADHFPTTSSYFERASYGKFRLRPHPLRHWIRMPRPSTAYAIQRDWAAPHRAAYLRDALAAADGQVDFSRYDVIYFVADPHAPGVDSDATKVVNLDTPLRADGTDIHRVVTVFENHPPDRLVLAHETGHVFDLPDLYHRPVDGKGDWDTHVGDWDLMGSQFGLAPDLFGWHKWKLGWLEPRQVVCVGGDRPVRLTLESLGAGPGQPTTAPAGAPAFGMGRGTKLAVVRTGADSVLAFEARGAVGNDQESCRQGILVYRVHAGAESGGGPVQVIDAHPRTEACWEGSVYPPLADAPVELGESFTVPGARVRVEVEGRTASGAWTVKIANG from the coding sequence GTGTCCCGCGAACCGCATCCGGAGGTCCATGTGCCGCGCCTGCTGCCCTTGGGGGAACGCGCCCGTGAGGCCTTGGCGGGGCTCGGCCGCGCCGCCGCCCGCCCCCGACTGCGCAGCACAGCGGCCGTGTTCACCACCCTTTCGGCGGTCGCGGCGACCTCCCTCATCACCTGCCCCTCGGTCGCGGAACCCTTCGCGGCCGCGCCCTGCGCCCTCACCCGCACCCAGGCCCACCACTCCGAGGGCCTGGACACGTGGAACGCCGCCTATCCACGGCCGTCCGGCACCCTGGACGCGGTGATGGTCTTCCTGTCCTTCCCGGACTCCCGCCCGCTGATCACCCCCGCCGAACTGACGGCCGACCACTTCCCCACGACGAGCAGCTACTTCGAACGTGCCTCGTACGGCAAGTTCCGCCTTCGCCCACACCCGCTGCGGCACTGGATCCGCATGCCGAGGCCGTCCACCGCGTACGCCATACAGCGCGACTGGGCCGCCCCGCACCGGGCCGCCTATCTGCGCGACGCGCTCGCCGCCGCCGACGGCCAGGTCGACTTCTCGCGCTACGACGTCATCTACTTCGTCGCCGACCCGCACGCCCCCGGCGTCGACTCGGACGCCACGAAAGTGGTCAACCTGGACACCCCGCTGCGCGCCGACGGCACCGACATCCACCGGGTCGTCACGGTGTTCGAGAACCATCCGCCGGACCGGCTCGTCCTCGCCCATGAGACCGGACATGTCTTCGACCTGCCGGACCTCTACCACCGCCCCGTCGACGGCAAAGGTGACTGGGACACCCATGTGGGTGACTGGGACCTGATGGGCAGCCAGTTCGGACTCGCCCCGGACCTGTTCGGCTGGCACAAGTGGAAGCTGGGCTGGCTGGAGCCACGGCAGGTGGTGTGCGTCGGGGGCGACAGGCCCGTACGGCTGACGCTGGAGTCGCTCGGCGCCGGGCCCGGACAGCCGACGACCGCCCCGGCGGGCGCCCCGGCCTTCGGGATGGGCCGCGGGACCAAGCTGGCGGTGGTGCGCACCGGGGCCGACAGCGTCCTCGCCTTCGAGGCCCGTGGCGCGGTCGGCAACGATCAGGAGAGCTGCCGGCAGGGCATCCTCGTCTACCGCGTCCACGCCGGCGCCGAGTCCGGCGGCGGCCCGGTCCAGGTGATCGACGCCCACCCGCGCACCGAGGCGTGCTGGGAGGGCTCGGTGTACCCCCCGCTCGCGGACGCGCCGGTCGAGCTGGGGGAGAGCTTCACCGTGCCGGGAGCAAGGGTGCGGGTGGAGGTGGAGGGGCGCACGGCTTCGGGGGCGTGGACGGTGAAGATCGCGAACGGGTGA
- a CDS encoding bifunctional DNA primase/polymerase encodes MCCAGPTRRALIRSEASDNPLGQPPAANPLGICQPRKVPAPAPSCPDFRQLTETKRSHPVPVSAMSSSTLTSDGAAWLASAGAYPRSTLAFWEERPDAPVVLPCGATFDIVSAPAVFGRQMLDRLWDEGPGSGPVAVFRGRTLLFAAPGTAQRLPSLLEWEEWGATGPRSQGRTAAVPPLLCHGTGDAVTVPAPTGTASVSGSRWLVAPDTRHPWLPGPEILLWAAVRAARSAVRISIFPPPEQSAKVYDVSRRR; translated from the coding sequence ATCTGCTGCGCGGGGCCGACGCGCAGGGCCCTGATCCGGTCTGAGGCCTCGGACAACCCCCTCGGACAACCTCCTGCGGCCAACCCCCTGGGCATATGCCAGCCGCGTAAGGTACCCGCTCCCGCCCCCTCCTGTCCCGATTTTCGGCAACTCACCGAAACGAAGCGTTCACACCCGGTACCTGTAAGTGCCATGAGCAGCAGCACACTGACCTCGGACGGCGCCGCCTGGCTAGCCTCGGCCGGAGCATATCCGCGCAGCACCCTGGCCTTCTGGGAGGAGCGCCCGGACGCCCCCGTGGTGCTGCCCTGCGGTGCCACCTTCGACATCGTGAGCGCGCCCGCGGTCTTCGGACGGCAGATGCTGGACCGCCTATGGGACGAGGGCCCGGGATCGGGCCCGGTCGCGGTGTTCCGCGGCCGGACGCTGCTGTTCGCCGCACCGGGCACGGCTCAGCGGCTGCCCTCGCTGCTGGAGTGGGAGGAATGGGGCGCCACCGGCCCGCGCTCCCAGGGCCGTACGGCCGCCGTCCCGCCCCTCCTCTGCCACGGCACCGGCGACGCGGTCACCGTCCCCGCCCCCACCGGTACGGCGTCGGTCTCCGGCTCCCGCTGGCTCGTCGCCCCCGATACCCGGCACCCCTGGCTTCCGGGCCCCGAAATCCTGCTCTGGGCGGCCGTCCGGGCGGCCCGCTCAGCGGTGCGGATATCGATTTTTCCTCCCCCCGAGCAGAGTGCTAAGGTCTACGACGTCAGCAGGCGCCGCTAG
- a CDS encoding AAA domain-containing protein: MTVHAQEAAFDPGAAAGRATDAILRDTLHGPHRGVVVDSPPGAGKSTLVVRAALELADAGRPLMVVAQTNAQVDDLVLRLAEKNPELPVGRLHSSDADPYDKALDDLPNVRKSAKAAELAGLPVVISTAAKWGHVKVDEPWRHAIVDEAYQMRSDSLLAVAGLFERALFVGDPGQLDPFAIVGSEQWAGLSYDPSASAVTTLLAHNPELPQHRLPVSWRLPASAAPLVSDAFYPYTRFRSGTGHGDRRLTFGVPSDGSGPDLVIDEAAESGWGLLELPARHTPRTDPEAVRAVATVVRRLLDRGGAATSERSPEPTPLTPDRIAVGTAHRDQAAAVRAALAELGVREVTVDTANRLQGREYDVTVVLHPLSGRPDATAFHLETGRLCVLASRHRHACIVVCRAGVSELLDDYPSTEPVQLGTLVKFPDGWEANHAVLAHLAEHRAAWRP; this comes from the coding sequence GTGACCGTTCACGCGCAGGAAGCCGCCTTCGACCCCGGTGCGGCGGCGGGCCGCGCCACCGACGCGATCCTCCGCGACACCCTGCACGGCCCGCACCGCGGTGTCGTCGTCGACTCCCCGCCCGGCGCCGGCAAGTCGACGCTGGTGGTGCGCGCGGCGCTCGAACTGGCCGACGCGGGCCGCCCGCTGATGGTCGTCGCGCAGACCAACGCCCAGGTCGACGACCTCGTGCTGCGGCTCGCCGAGAAGAACCCCGAGCTGCCGGTGGGCCGGCTGCACAGCAGTGACGCCGACCCGTACGACAAGGCGCTGGACGACCTGCCGAACGTACGGAAGTCGGCGAAGGCGGCGGAGCTCGCCGGGCTGCCGGTGGTCATCTCCACGGCCGCCAAGTGGGGTCATGTCAAGGTCGACGAGCCGTGGCGGCACGCGATCGTCGACGAGGCGTACCAGATGCGGTCGGACTCGCTGCTGGCCGTGGCCGGGCTGTTCGAGCGGGCGCTGTTCGTGGGCGACCCCGGGCAGCTGGACCCGTTCGCGATCGTGGGCAGCGAGCAGTGGGCGGGGCTGTCGTACGACCCCTCGGCGTCCGCCGTGACCACCCTGTTGGCCCACAACCCCGAGCTGCCGCAGCACCGGCTGCCGGTGTCCTGGCGGCTGCCGGCTTCAGCGGCGCCGCTGGTGTCGGACGCGTTCTACCCCTACACACGCTTCCGCAGCGGCACCGGGCACGGCGACCGGCGGCTCACCTTCGGCGTGCCCTCGGACGGCTCCGGGCCCGACCTGGTGATCGACGAGGCCGCGGAGTCGGGTTGGGGCCTGTTGGAGCTGCCCGCCCGGCACACGCCGCGCACCGACCCGGAGGCGGTGCGGGCGGTGGCGACGGTGGTGCGACGGCTACTCGACCGGGGTGGGGCGGCCACGTCGGAGCGCTCACCCGAGCCGACGCCCCTCACCCCCGACCGGATCGCCGTCGGCACCGCCCACCGCGACCAGGCGGCGGCCGTCCGGGCGGCCCTCGCGGAACTGGGCGTGCGCGAAGTCACCGTCGACACGGCGAACCGTCTCCAGGGCCGGGAGTACGACGTCACCGTCGTCCTGCACCCCCTCTCAGGCCGCCCCGACGCCACCGCCTTCCACCTGGAGACCGGCCGCCTGTGCGTCCTGGCCTCCCGCCACCGGCACGCGTGCATCGTGGTGTGCCGTGCGGGGGTGAGCGAACTCCTGGACGACTATCCGTCGACGGAACCGGTCCAACTGGGAACGCTGGTGAAGTTCCCGGACGGCTGGGAAGCGAACCACGCCGTACTGGCCCATCTGGCCGAGCACCGGGCGGCGTGGCGACCATGA